Proteins co-encoded in one Juglans regia cultivar Chandler chromosome 16, Walnut 2.0, whole genome shotgun sequence genomic window:
- the LOC109017793 gene encoding mastermind-like protein 2 has translation MEEAKALAQQHQQQQQQQQQQQQQQQQQQQMMLQHQQQQQQQQKFLLYQQLQKQQQQQQQQQQQAAAISRFPSNIDAHLRPIRPINLAPNPNNPNVPINNIPNLQQNPNNPATQQQQSQQQQQQQQQQQQQNRAIRPPLNQTEFQMAYQDAWRVCHPDFKRPFVSLEDACERLLPYHVVADYEAEEDDKILDSDTTGQMPSRSQQWDHNIAAKVAEFTATFEKQALAFNIISRKRALGEFRSEERLMIEQALLQEEKRAILEVKAEIESREKAGREAHEAKLRMAAMVQAEQARAESQAHAEMMARGAIRASALGSQGNDVAIGHDMGEHEQGGNVDEMINGWGNNNQRDEKEPSEDFLNDEETENGEAGMQDGWREVGEFDLNTR, from the exons ATGGAGGAGGCAAAGGCGTTGGCTCAACAACaccaacagcagcagcagcagcagcagcagcagcaacaacaacaacaacaacaacaacaaatgatGTTGCAACAccagcaacagcagcagcagcaacagaaATTCCTGCTTTACCAACAGCTTCAAAAacagcagcaacaacagcagcagcagcagcagcaagcGGCGGCCATTTCTCGTTTCCCGTCAAACATCGACGCGCACCTGCGTCCGATCCGACCCATCAATCTCGCaccaaaccccaacaacccTAACGTCCCCATTAACAATATCCCTAATTTGCAACAAAACCCTAACAATCCGGCCACTCAGCAGCAACAATCgcagcagcaacaacagcaacagcagcagcagcagcagcaaaatAGGGCGATCAGGCCACCATTAAACCAGACGGAGTTCCAAATGGCGTACCAGGACGCCTGGAGAGTGTGCCACCCGGACTTCAAGCGCCCCTTCGTTTCACTCGAAGACGCCTGCGaaag ATTGCTGCCTTATCATGTGGTGGCAGACTATGAAGCAGAAGAGGATGATAAGATCCTCGATTCTGACACCACAGGCCAGATGCCCTCTCGATCCCAACAGTGGGATCATAACATTGCTGCCAAAGTTGCAGAGTTCACAGCAACATTTGAGAAGCAGGCCCTTGCCTTCAACATAATATCCCGTAAACGAGCTCTGGGGGAATTTCGATCtgaagagagattgatgattgAGCAGGCTCTTCTCCAAGAGGAGAAGCGAGCCATCCTGGAAGTAAAAGCAGAGATAGAATCCAGAGAGAAGGCTGGTCGTGAGGCTCATGAAGCTAAATTGCGAATGGCAGCCATGGTTCAGGCAGAGCAAGCTCGAGCTGAATCACAGGCTCATGCAGAAATGATGGCTCGAGGCGCAATTCGAGCGAGTGCACTTGGGTCCCAGGGCAATGACGTTGCAATTGGTCATGACATGGGGGAGCATGAGCAAGGTGGTAatgtagatgagatgataaatggaTGGGGAAACAATAATCAGAGGGATGAGAAGGAACCATCTGAAGATTTCTTGAACGATGAAGAGACTGAAAATGGAGAGGCAGGCATGCAGGATGGGTGGAGAGAAGTTGGGGAATTTGATTTGAATACTAGATGA
- the LOC118344840 gene encoding cytochrome P450 89A2-like: METWFIIILVSFFSALLCHLIFKKISEKGQQQLPPGPLTIPGLGNLLWLRKSFSDLEPILRNLHAQYGPIVTLRIGFRPNIFVADRSIAHQALVQKGAVFADRPPAFPTTKIFNSNQQSINTAFYGQTWRLLRRNLTSEILHPTRVKSYARARSWVLDILLDNLMRKADLVFVVDHFQYAMFCLLVLMCFGDKLSETQIKEIEVVQRRQLLALDSYKLLNIFPRIGMILFRKHWDELFNLRRDQEAILMPLIEVRKRVKQERLSRAKVQADVLLEDKDDDEFVVSYVETLLDLELPEEKRKLDMGEIVSLCSEFLNAGTDTTSTALQWIMANIVKYPHVQERLYQEIKGVVGVHDGEIKKVKEEDLHKMSYLKSVVLEGLRRHPPAHGVLPHAVTEDVVLEGYLVPKNANLNFMVAEMGWDPKVWEDPMAFKPERFLSGNDSGVGEVLFDITGSKEIKMMPFGVGRRICPASGLAILHLEYFVANLVWKFEWKAVDGDKVDLSEKEEFTTVMKHPLKAHLSPRF; this comes from the coding sequence ATGGAGACCTGGTTCATCATCATCCTCGTCTCCTTCTTTTCGGCTCTTCTCTGCCAtctaattttcaagaaaatctcTGAAAAGGGCCAGCAGCAGCTTCCTCCAGGACCCCTCACCATCCCTGGCTTGGGCAACTTGTTATGGCTCCGCAAGTCCTTCTCTGACCTCGAGCCCATCCTTCGCAACCTCCACGCCCAGTATGGCCCCATAGTCACACTCCGTATCGGCTTCCGACCCAACATCTTTGTCGCCGACCGTTCGATCGCCCACCAAGCCCTCGTTCAGAAAGGCGCAGTCTTCGCTGACCGCCCCCCCGCTTTCCCCACCACCAAGATCTTCAACAGCAACCAGCAGAGCATCAACACCGCCTTCTATGGCCAGACATGGCGCCTCCTCCGCCGCAATCTTACCTCCGAGATCCTCCACCCTACGCGCGTCAAGTCATACGCTCGTGCACGCTCGTGGGTCTTGGACATCCTCCTCGACAACCTTATGCGTAAGGCGGACCTTGTCTTCGTAGTCGACCATTTTCAATACGCCATGTTTTGCCTGTTGGTTCTGATGTGTTTCGGGGACAAGCTCAGCGAGACCCAGATTAAAGAAATCGAAGTTGTCCAGCGTCGCCAGCTTTTGGCACTCGACAGCTATAAACTACTCAACATCTTTCCAAGGATTGGAATGATATTGTTCCGTAAGCATTGGGACGAGTTGTTCAACCTTCGTAGAGATCAGGAGGCCATACTAATGCCTTTGATAGAAGTGAGGAAGAGAGTGAAGCAAGAAAGACTAAGCAGGGCAAAAGTTCAGGCCGACGTCCTCTTGGAAGACAAAGATGATGACGAGTTCGTGGTATCGTACGTGGAAACGTTGCTGGATTTGGAGTTGccggaagaaaaaagaaagcttgACATGGGCGAAATAGTCAGTTTGTGCTCGGAGTTTCTCAACGCGGGCACAGATACTACGTCCACGGCGTTGCAGTGGATTATGGCAAATATTGTGAAATATCCGCATGTCCAAGAGAGGCTTTACCAAGAGATTAAAGGTGTTGTTGGTGTCCATGATGGTGAGATCAAGAAGGTGAAGGAGGAGGATTTGCATAAGATGTCGTATTTGAAGTCTGTGGTTTTGGAGGGTTTAAGGCGGCACCCACCTGCACATGGTGTGTTGCCGCATGCGGTGACAGAGGATGTAGTTTTGGAGGGCTACTTGGTGCCCAAGAATGCCAATTTGAATTTTATGGTTGCTGAGATGGGTTGGGACCCCAAGGTTTGGGAGGATCCCATGGCGTTCAAGCCGGAGAGATTCCTGAGCGGCAATGACAGCGGAGTGGGGGAAGTACTGTTTGATATAACGGGAAGTAAAGAGATTAAGATGATGCCGTTTGGGGTAGGGAGGAGGATTTGTCCTGCGTCTGGTTTGGCAATCCTTCATTTGGAGTATTTTGTGGCCAATTTGGTATGGAAATTTGAGTGGAAAGCTGTGGATGGAGACAAGGTTGATTTGTCAGAGAAAGAAGAGTTCACTACAGTGATGAAACATCCATTGAAGGCCCATCTATCTCCGAGGTTTTGA